One genomic region from Skermania piniformis encodes:
- a CDS encoding lysine N(6)-hydroxylase/L-ornithine N(5)-oxygenase family protein encodes MSARPESAAVVDVLGVGFGPSNLGLAIAIAEHNEAAPKAVITARFIEAKEKFGWHPEMMLPGATMQVSFLKDLVTQRNARSYYTFLNYLTHRGRLNDFVNHQTFFPTRVEFADYLEWAADAVRADVGYGSRATSVRWAGDCFVVEVAGSTPETIRARNVVLASGLTGVLPDGITPSGRVFHNHGLLGHLARLPRSAEPRFVVIGSGQSAAEVVEYLHANYPSAGVHAVFGKYGFTPADDSPYANRIFDPAAVDDYFSSPPELRRRLMDYHRSTNYSAVDGALIETLYAREYAERVRGPRRLFIHGASRVASVTDFGGWVDVVVEHGPAGLEDTLRCDAVICATGFRPIDLPALLGDFTAEVEFDAEGVRVARDYRVITKKPIPGGLYLQGGTEHTHGISSSLLSNIAVRSDEIVKSIAQARVLTPV; translated from the coding sequence ATGAGTGCGCGTCCGGAAAGTGCCGCGGTCGTCGATGTCCTCGGCGTCGGGTTCGGCCCGTCGAACCTCGGCTTGGCCATCGCGATCGCCGAGCACAACGAGGCGGCGCCGAAAGCCGTCATCACCGCCCGCTTCATCGAAGCAAAGGAAAAGTTCGGCTGGCATCCGGAAATGATGTTGCCGGGCGCCACGATGCAGGTGTCCTTTCTGAAGGATCTTGTCACCCAACGTAATGCCCGCAGCTATTACACGTTCTTGAATTATCTGACCCACCGCGGCCGGCTCAACGACTTCGTCAACCATCAGACGTTCTTTCCGACCCGGGTCGAGTTCGCCGACTATCTGGAATGGGCGGCCGACGCGGTCCGTGCCGACGTCGGCTACGGCAGCCGGGCAACCTCGGTGCGCTGGGCCGGGGACTGTTTCGTCGTCGAGGTGGCCGGGTCCACGCCGGAGACGATCCGGGCGCGCAACGTCGTGCTGGCAAGTGGGCTGACCGGCGTGCTGCCGGACGGAATCACCCCGTCGGGCCGGGTCTTTCACAACCACGGCCTGCTCGGCCACCTGGCCCGGCTGCCCCGCTCGGCCGAACCGCGATTCGTGGTGATCGGTTCCGGTCAGAGCGCCGCGGAAGTAGTCGAGTACCTGCATGCGAACTATCCCAGCGCCGGTGTGCATGCGGTGTTCGGCAAGTACGGGTTCACCCCGGCCGACGACAGCCCCTACGCGAACCGCATCTTCGATCCGGCCGCGGTCGACGACTACTTCTCGTCGCCGCCCGAACTCCGCCGCCGGCTGATGGATTACCACCGCTCGACCAACTATTCGGCGGTCGACGGCGCGCTGATCGAGACGCTGTACGCGCGCGAGTACGCCGAGCGGGTGCGCGGCCCCCGCCGGCTCTTCATCCACGGCGCGTCCCGGGTCGCCTCGGTGACCGATTTCGGCGGCTGGGTCGATGTGGTGGTCGAGCACGGCCCGGCCGGCCTCGAAGATACGTTGCGCTGCGACGCGGTGATCTGCGCGACCGGATTCCGACCGATCGACCTGCCCGCGCTGCTGGGTGACTTCACCGCCGAGGTCGAGTTCGATGCCGAAGGGGTACGGGTGGCGCGGGACTACCGGGTGATCACCAAGAAACCGATCCCCGGCGGCCTCTACCTACAGGGCGGCACCGAACATACCCACGGGATCTCGTCGTCGCTGCTGTCGAACATCGCGGTCCGGTCGGACGAGATCGTCAAGTCGATCGCCCAGGCGCGGGTGCTGACCCCGGTCTGA
- a CDS encoding amino acid adenylation domain-containing protein → MLGVECGVDDNFFDLGGHSLNATRLVAAVRSRMPAEFSLRILYDAPTPQRLATHLESSVAPVRPELHPLPRPAQIPAAPAQERLLLVDRLGETGTAYNYPLAFRVRGALDTAALHAALGDVVDRHEALRTVFVDSAGRYHQQVRPAGTRPPLDVLECTEAGLDAAIATAIGYRFDLTGEIPIRATVLRLGPDDQVVVALLHHIVTDEWSDRPFVTDLNQAYRAHAAGAAGAGGVRAALPVQYADYTRWQRELLDRIGAQQLDFWRTAIAGAPDEVALPTDRPRPSRPSGAGGLVRVELPPETTAALRVLAARRQVGALLLLHTAVAVLLHRLGAGDDIVLGTPVAGRAEAALDDLVGCFVNTVVLRADLTGDPSLDELLTRIRAADLAAFDHQELPFDRLVDELNPPRVAGRNPLFNVCIGYQLRDGADAEMFDLPTEWLDPQASGAMFDLGCTLIDSRAGSDDRASLVLDYSADLFDESTIRDLTRRLSAVLAALGTDPAQRVSAVDLLLPGERDRLLTVGTGAVHSIPPATLADLVSDQAQRAPDAPAVLVDDPEHGNPQLTYRELDAWSDRLAGTLPAAGAIVGVAVPRSLELIVALVAVAKSGAAFLPLDPSYPAERLAAMLADATPGVVLDAPAVRAARTAPTPAPRRDIDPAAWAYVLYTSGSTGTPKGVAVAHAGIVNRIGWLQHAYPLGAGDRMLVKTPIGFDVSVPEVFWPLSAGATLIVARPDGHRDPAYLAELIGSHAVTAVDFVPSMLELFLDEPRAAHCRSLKQVTVGGEALRPELAARFAATLDVPLHNLYGPTEASVDVLAWTADGGPVALGTPGWNVRAYVLDGHLNLVPVGARGELYLAGVQLADGYLHRSGSTAQRFVADLFGSAGRMYRTGDLVRRRTDGLLEYLGRTDDQIKLRGIRIEPGDIEMVLARHPAVASAHVVVRGERLIAYYLPAAGAPGADRSLRDYVTTELPAHMVPAAFVELAEFPLTPSGKLDRRALPDPEFGSGAGRLPETESQRRLCGLFAEVLGVSVSSIDDDFFVLGGHSLLLVRLAAAIRREFGTDVPVAELIVAPTVAEVATRLTGGDATDSLAPLLPLRTTGSAAPLFCIHPASGLAWQFAGLKPYLPPEIPIYGLQSPRFSGGEIPDTIAELAVDYADTVAAVAPTGPIRLLGWSFGGSMALLVGQELSRRGRSVSFVGMLDTRIGGGYDRSADAETVLVGLLREMGFPVDPTASMSVPDAVELIRSSDDPIRILDDAQIALVVENYIAAEKLAADVDYGRYRGDVFFVDATVLEMELTGVASHDWHDRVDGELRITALACRHSELLDADVLSQLGPVIANELSR, encoded by the coding sequence GTGCTCGGGGTCGAGTGCGGGGTCGACGACAACTTCTTCGATCTCGGCGGCCATTCGTTGAACGCGACCCGACTTGTCGCGGCGGTGCGCAGCCGCATGCCGGCCGAGTTCTCCCTGCGGATCCTCTACGACGCGCCGACCCCGCAGCGGCTGGCAACGCACCTGGAGTCGAGCGTCGCACCCGTCCGACCGGAGCTGCATCCGCTGCCGCGGCCGGCGCAGATCCCGGCGGCGCCGGCGCAGGAACGGCTGTTGCTCGTCGATCGGCTGGGCGAAACCGGGACCGCCTACAACTATCCGCTGGCGTTCCGGGTGCGCGGTGCCCTGGATACGGCGGCGCTGCACGCCGCGCTCGGCGATGTGGTCGACCGGCACGAGGCGCTGCGCACGGTGTTCGTCGACAGCGCCGGCCGGTACCACCAACAGGTTCGGCCGGCCGGAACCCGGCCCCCGCTGGACGTGCTGGAGTGCACCGAAGCCGGACTCGATGCCGCGATCGCCACGGCGATCGGGTACCGGTTCGATCTGACCGGCGAGATTCCGATCCGGGCAACCGTGCTTCGCCTCGGACCGGACGATCAGGTCGTCGTCGCGCTGTTGCATCACATCGTCACCGACGAGTGGTCCGACCGGCCCTTCGTCACCGATCTGAACCAGGCCTACCGAGCGCACGCTGCTGGTGCTGCCGGAGCCGGCGGTGTGCGGGCCGCGTTGCCGGTGCAGTACGCCGACTACACCCGGTGGCAGCGCGAGCTGCTCGACCGGATCGGCGCGCAGCAGCTGGACTTCTGGCGGACCGCGATCGCGGGCGCGCCGGACGAGGTGGCGTTGCCCACCGACCGTCCCCGGCCGAGCCGGCCCAGCGGCGCCGGCGGCCTGGTGCGGGTCGAGCTGCCACCGGAAACCACTGCTGCGCTTCGTGTTCTGGCCGCTCGCCGGCAGGTGGGTGCGCTGCTGCTACTGCATACCGCGGTGGCGGTGCTCTTGCATCGGCTGGGCGCCGGCGACGACATCGTCCTCGGCACACCGGTCGCCGGGCGCGCCGAGGCCGCGCTCGACGACCTGGTCGGCTGCTTCGTCAACACGGTGGTGCTCCGCGCGGATCTGACCGGTGATCCGTCGCTCGACGAGCTGCTCACCCGCATCCGGGCGGCTGATCTGGCCGCGTTCGATCATCAGGAGTTGCCGTTCGACCGACTCGTCGACGAGCTGAACCCGCCGCGGGTCGCCGGGCGCAATCCGCTGTTCAACGTGTGTATCGGCTATCAGCTCCGAGACGGCGCCGACGCCGAGATGTTCGACCTGCCCACCGAGTGGCTGGACCCGCAGGCGAGCGGCGCGATGTTCGACCTGGGCTGCACGCTGATCGACAGCCGGGCCGGGAGCGACGACCGGGCGAGCCTGGTGCTCGATTACAGCGCCGATCTGTTCGACGAGTCCACGATCCGGGACCTGACCCGGCGGCTGTCGGCGGTGCTCGCCGCGCTCGGCACCGATCCGGCGCAGCGGGTGAGCGCGGTCGACCTGTTGCTGCCCGGCGAGCGGGACCGGCTGCTGACCGTCGGCACCGGCGCCGTCCACTCGATCCCGCCAGCAACGCTGGCCGACCTGGTATCCGACCAGGCACAGCGCGCACCCGACGCACCGGCGGTGCTGGTCGACGACCCCGAACACGGCAACCCGCAGCTGACCTACCGGGAACTGGACGCATGGTCGGATCGGTTGGCCGGCACGCTGCCCGCCGCCGGCGCGATCGTCGGCGTGGCGGTGCCGCGCTCGCTGGAACTGATCGTTGCGCTGGTCGCCGTGGCGAAGTCGGGTGCGGCGTTCCTGCCGCTCGATCCGAGTTACCCGGCCGAGCGGCTGGCCGCCATGCTCGCCGACGCCACGCCCGGCGTGGTCCTCGACGCTCCCGCGGTGCGGGCCGCTCGCACGGCGCCGACCCCCGCGCCGCGCCGCGACATCGACCCGGCGGCGTGGGCGTATGTGCTGTACACCTCGGGTTCCACCGGCACACCCAAGGGGGTCGCCGTCGCGCACGCCGGGATCGTCAACCGGATCGGCTGGCTGCAGCACGCCTACCCGCTGGGCGCGGGCGACCGGATGCTGGTGAAGACCCCGATCGGTTTCGACGTGTCGGTACCGGAGGTGTTCTGGCCGCTCAGCGCCGGTGCCACGCTGATCGTCGCCCGGCCCGACGGCCACCGGGACCCGGCCTATCTGGCCGAGCTGATCGGGTCGCACGCGGTGACCGCGGTCGACTTCGTGCCGTCGATGCTGGAGTTGTTCCTCGACGAACCGCGGGCAGCGCACTGCCGATCGCTGAAACAGGTCACCGTCGGCGGCGAAGCGCTGCGACCGGAGCTCGCCGCCCGGTTCGCCGCGACGCTCGACGTACCGCTGCACAACCTGTACGGGCCGACCGAGGCGTCGGTCGACGTGCTGGCCTGGACGGCCGACGGCGGTCCGGTCGCGCTGGGGACCCCGGGCTGGAACGTGCGCGCCTATGTCCTCGACGGCCACCTGAACCTGGTGCCGGTCGGCGCCCGGGGCGAGCTGTATCTGGCCGGGGTGCAGCTCGCGGACGGCTATCTGCACCGATCGGGTTCGACCGCGCAACGATTCGTGGCCGACCTGTTCGGATCCGCCGGGCGGATGTACCGCACCGGTGACCTGGTCCGCCGGCGAACCGACGGTCTGCTCGAGTATCTCGGGCGCACCGACGATCAGATCAAACTGCGCGGGATCCGGATCGAGCCCGGCGATATCGAGATGGTGCTGGCCCGGCATCCGGCGGTCGCCTCCGCCCACGTCGTCGTCCGCGGCGAGCGGTTGATCGCCTACTATCTGCCCGCCGCCGGCGCGCCTGGTGCCGACCGGTCGCTGCGTGATTACGTGACGACGGAATTGCCGGCGCACATGGTTCCGGCTGCGTTCGTCGAGCTGGCCGAGTTCCCGCTGACGCCGAGCGGCAAGCTCGACCGCCGCGCACTACCGGATCCGGAATTCGGTTCCGGTGCCGGACGACTCCCCGAAACCGAGTCGCAGCGCCGGCTCTGTGGCCTGTTCGCCGAGGTCCTCGGCGTGTCGGTGTCGAGCATCGACGACGACTTCTTCGTGCTCGGCGGACATTCGCTGCTGCTGGTGCGGCTCGCGGCCGCGATCCGCCGCGAGTTCGGGACCGACGTGCCGGTCGCCGAGCTGATCGTGGCACCGACCGTGGCCGAGGTCGCCACCCGCCTGACCGGCGGCGACGCCACCGACAGCCTGGCTCCGCTGCTGCCGCTGCGGACCACCGGTAGCGCCGCACCGCTGTTCTGCATCCACCCGGCAAGCGGGCTGGCCTGGCAGTTCGCCGGACTGAAACCCTATCTGCCACCCGAGATACCGATCTACGGACTGCAGTCGCCCCGATTCTCCGGCGGCGAAATTCCGGACACGATAGCCGAACTCGCAGTCGACTACGCCGATACCGTCGCCGCCGTCGCCCCGACCGGGCCGATTCGATTGCTGGGCTGGTCGTTCGGCGGATCGATGGCCTTGTTGGTCGGGCAGGAACTGAGCCGTCGGGGCCGTTCGGTGAGCTTCGTCGGCATGCTCGACACCCGGATCGGCGGTGGCTACGACCGTTCTGCCGACGCGGAAACCGTGCTGGTCGGCCTGCTCCGCGAGATGGGCTTCCCGGTGGACCCCACCGCGTCGATGAGCGTGCCGGACGCGGTCGAGCTCATCCGGTCGAGCGACGATCCGATCCGCATCCTCGACGACGCCCAGATCGCCCTGGTCGTCGAGAACTACATCGCTGCCGAAAAGCTGGCGGCCGACGTCGACTACGGCCGCTACCGCGGCGACGTGTTCTTCGTCGACGCGACCGTGCTGGAGATGGAGCTGACCGGCGTCGCCTCGCACGACTGGCACGACCGGGTGGACGGCGAACTGCGGATCACCGCGCTGGCGTGCCGCCATTCCGAGCTTCTGGATGCCGACGTGTTATCGCAGCTGGGACCGGTGATCGCGAACGAATTAAGTAGATAA
- the panD gene encoding aspartate 1-decarboxylase, whose translation MLRTMLGGKIHRATVTQADLDYVGSITIDRTLLLAADVIEGEQVQVVDLTNGSRLTTYAIEGEADSGVIGINGAAAHLIDPGDMVIIMSFRQVDDIEAVMHEPQVVHVDSENRIVALGSDPSEPVPGAAQQISGSGVR comes from the coding sequence ATGCTGCGAACGATGCTGGGCGGAAAAATCCATCGAGCGACGGTCACCCAGGCCGACCTGGACTACGTCGGATCCATCACGATCGACCGGACGCTGCTGCTCGCCGCGGACGTCATCGAGGGCGAGCAGGTTCAGGTGGTGGATCTCACCAACGGTTCCCGGCTCACGACATACGCGATCGAGGGCGAGGCCGATTCTGGTGTCATCGGAATCAACGGCGCTGCAGCCCATCTGATCGACCCGGGGGACATGGTGATCATCATGTCGTTCCGCCAGGTGGACGATATCGAAGCGGTGATGCACGAGCCGCAGGTGGTCCATGTCGATTCCGAGAATCGGATCGTGGCGCTCGGAAGTGATCCGTCCGAGCCGGTTCCGGGTGCTGCCCAACAGATTTCAGGTTCGGGTGTGCGATGA
- a CDS encoding ABC transporter ATP-binding protein: protein MTDQIAVTDPEVTTGQLLPTATSRQSWAWLAGELRRHWRATVMVVIVGVIAAAAAVAPVYVFGELVDRVRAGGTASSITPIAVVIVVAAVVGGLTAGLSSYLISRLGETLLATLRERVVARVLVLPSTVLERAGKGDLLARIGDDVNTIGRAVTDVLPMMIGSLLMTVLGIVAMTGLDWRLGLAGLVAAPFYLFGLRWYLRRSAPMYAEQRVAVSARSQALMESMLGARTVHAYGLEAQRLQGIDRSAIRARDLSIQIVTLFTRFVGRTNRAEFIGLAVVLVTGFFLVRADLVTVGAATAAALVFHRLFGPVGDILHSFDEVQSAGASLARLVGVVQIPDAAVRPERLAAAPADTSLNLTRIEFAYDDGPTVLHNVDIRLAPGERVALVGPTGAGKSTLAAIAAGLLVPRRGQAEIGGVPLAELTAEQVRDQVAIISQEVHVFAGPLIDDLRLTRPDAPADAVRAALSLVAALPWVDALPDGLDTEVGEGGHALTAAQAQQLALARLVLRDPAVAILDEATAEAGSAGARDLEQSAAAATRGRTTLIVAHRLTQAAAADRVVVLDHGRIVEQGTHADLVAAGGGRYAQLWRAWESQAAEAPKVG from the coding sequence GTGACCGATCAAATTGCGGTGACCGATCCGGAGGTGACGACCGGGCAGTTGCTACCGACCGCCACATCACGGCAGTCGTGGGCGTGGTTGGCCGGTGAGCTGCGCCGGCACTGGCGGGCGACCGTCATGGTGGTGATCGTCGGCGTGATCGCCGCCGCCGCCGCGGTAGCCCCGGTGTACGTCTTCGGCGAACTGGTCGACCGGGTACGAGCCGGTGGTACTGCATCGTCGATCACGCCGATCGCCGTGGTGATCGTCGTCGCGGCGGTCGTCGGTGGGCTGACCGCCGGGCTGTCGAGCTACCTGATCAGCCGGCTCGGCGAAACCCTGCTGGCCACGCTGCGCGAACGGGTGGTCGCGCGGGTCCTGGTCCTGCCCAGCACGGTGCTGGAGCGCGCCGGCAAGGGGGATCTGCTCGCCCGCATCGGCGACGACGTCAACACGATCGGCCGCGCGGTCACCGACGTACTGCCGATGATGATCGGGTCGTTGCTGATGACCGTTCTCGGCATCGTGGCGATGACCGGCCTCGACTGGCGGCTCGGGCTCGCCGGCCTGGTTGCCGCGCCGTTCTACCTGTTCGGGTTGCGCTGGTACCTGCGCCGCTCGGCGCCGATGTACGCCGAGCAGCGGGTCGCGGTATCGGCCCGGTCGCAGGCGCTGATGGAGAGCATGCTCGGGGCGCGCACCGTGCACGCGTACGGCCTCGAGGCGCAGCGACTGCAGGGGATCGACCGATCGGCGATCCGCGCCCGGGACCTCTCGATCCAGATCGTCACCCTGTTCACCCGGTTTGTCGGCCGGACCAACCGGGCCGAGTTCATCGGACTCGCGGTGGTGCTCGTGACCGGGTTCTTCCTGGTGCGGGCCGACCTGGTCACGGTCGGTGCGGCCACGGCCGCAGCGCTGGTATTCCACCGGCTCTTCGGTCCGGTCGGCGACATCCTGCACAGCTTCGACGAGGTGCAGTCTGCGGGCGCGAGCCTGGCCCGGCTGGTCGGCGTGGTGCAGATCCCGGATGCGGCGGTCCGGCCGGAGCGGCTCGCGGCTGCACCGGCCGATACCTCGCTGAACCTGACCAGGATCGAGTTCGCCTACGACGACGGACCGACCGTGTTGCACAACGTGGATATCCGGCTCGCGCCCGGCGAACGGGTGGCGCTGGTCGGGCCCACCGGGGCCGGGAAGTCCACCTTGGCCGCCATCGCCGCCGGGCTGCTCGTCCCGCGACGCGGGCAGGCCGAGATCGGCGGTGTTCCGCTGGCGGAGCTGACCGCGGAGCAGGTCCGAGACCAGGTCGCCATCATCAGTCAGGAGGTGCACGTCTTCGCCGGCCCGCTGATCGACGACCTGCGCCTCACCCGGCCGGACGCCCCGGCCGACGCGGTGCGGGCGGCGTTGTCCCTGGTAGCGGCGTTGCCGTGGGTGGACGCGCTGCCGGACGGGCTGGACACCGAAGTCGGCGAGGGCGGGCACGCGCTCACCGCCGCACAGGCGCAGCAACTCGCGTTGGCCCGGCTGGTGCTGCGCGATCCCGCGGTGGCGATCCTGGACGAAGCGACCGCCGAGGCCGGCAGCGCGGGCGCCCGCGACCTGGAGCAGTCGGCCGCAGCCGCGACCCGGGGGCGGACGACATTGATCGTCGCCCACCGGTTGACCCAAGCGGCGGCAGCCGACCGGGTTGTCGTCCTCGATCACGGCCGCATCGTGGAGCAGGGAACGCACGCCGACCTCGTCGCCGCCGGCGGCGGCCGTTACGCGCAACTATGGCGAGCGTGGGAGTCGCAAGCGGCCGAGGCACCGAAGGTCGGCTGA
- a CDS encoding HNH endonuclease signature motif containing protein, with amino-acid sequence MQTSNTCVFPYCNRPARGCDLDHTHPHDRGGPTSSDNLAPLCRKHHRLKGNRGWRYRRRSPGTYLWATPAGGIYLRDGTGTIDLTSPDTPVPASVRVRVNAEQPPGKPPPPDDQPPPF; translated from the coding sequence GTGCAGACCAGCAACACGTGTGTGTTCCCGTACTGCAACCGCCCCGCCCGTGGCTGCGACCTCGACCACACCCACCCGCATGACCGGGGCGGGCCCACCAGCAGCGACAACCTCGCCCCGCTCTGCCGAAAACACCACCGGCTCAAAGGAAACCGCGGCTGGCGCTACCGACGCCGCAGCCCCGGTACTTACCTCTGGGCCACGCCGGCCGGCGGGATCTACCTGCGCGACGGCACCGGCACCATCGACCTCACCTCACCCGACACACCCGTCCCGGCCAGCGTCAGGGTCAGGGTCAACGCCGAGCAACCACCCGGCAAACCCCCACCCCCGGACGACCAACCCCCACCCTTCTGA
- a CDS encoding ABC transporter ATP-binding protein, with amino-acid sequence MYGLHQVCEVLVPVVIGVVIDQAVDTGDAAALAFWIAVLAALFVVLSMMWRYGARWLTYAEAGEGCTLRVELASTILRPRGLRTDLRTGELLTIASSDADNASYLLDYIPRIVAAVTATVVSAIVLLVIDVPLGLGVLIGTPVVAYLLQLGAPLIARRVQGRQEAAGRAASVATDLVSGLRPLRGLGAHDVAARRYRVVSQESLAATLSAARTQSGFTAASTTLSNLLAAAIAIAAGWLALDGRISIGQFVTVIGLAQFLIEPLTQLTVVAGWVAEARASADRVAAVFNAPFVLPAAGSAPGAPPHGVDIVGLEHRSLAGLDLAVAPGELVGIVAPQAGDAEALVAVLSGRVAPADYRGSVRVGDVALHRLDHGTGRRPLLVEPHQTDIFSGTIGSNVTAGAADADEGFVGQVLQASAAHDVVAGRSDGLQAAVAERGSSLSGGQRQRVALARALLAQPAILVLHDPTTAIDAVTEQAVADGVAGLRHRPAGEFTTILVTSSPALLATTDRVVLVRDGKVAAVGTHTELSAADADYRQAVLR; translated from the coding sequence ATGTACGGCCTGCACCAGGTGTGCGAGGTGCTCGTTCCGGTCGTCATCGGGGTCGTCATCGACCAGGCCGTCGACACCGGGGATGCCGCCGCGCTCGCGTTCTGGATCGCGGTGTTGGCGGCGCTCTTCGTCGTGCTCAGCATGATGTGGCGCTACGGCGCGCGCTGGCTGACCTACGCCGAGGCCGGTGAGGGTTGCACGCTCCGAGTGGAGCTCGCCTCGACCATCCTCCGGCCGCGCGGTCTGCGGACCGACCTGCGCACGGGCGAGCTGTTGACGATCGCCAGCAGCGATGCGGACAACGCGTCGTACCTGCTCGACTACATTCCCCGGATCGTGGCTGCGGTCACCGCGACGGTGGTGTCGGCCATCGTGCTGCTGGTGATCGATGTGCCGCTCGGTCTCGGCGTGCTCATCGGTACGCCGGTGGTGGCGTACCTGCTGCAGCTGGGCGCACCGTTGATCGCGCGGCGGGTGCAGGGACGGCAGGAGGCAGCGGGACGGGCGGCATCGGTGGCCACCGACCTGGTCTCCGGGCTCCGGCCGCTGCGTGGTCTCGGCGCCCACGACGTTGCCGCCCGGCGATATCGGGTCGTCAGCCAGGAATCCTTGGCGGCCACGCTGAGCGCCGCGCGTACCCAGTCCGGGTTCACCGCCGCGTCGACCACGCTGAGCAACCTGCTCGCGGCGGCGATCGCCATCGCGGCCGGCTGGCTCGCGCTCGACGGGCGGATCAGCATCGGCCAGTTCGTCACGGTCATCGGGCTCGCGCAGTTCCTCATCGAGCCGCTGACCCAGCTGACCGTGGTGGCCGGCTGGGTCGCCGAGGCGCGCGCATCCGCGGACCGGGTGGCGGCGGTGTTCAACGCACCGTTCGTGCTTCCGGCCGCGGGTTCGGCGCCGGGCGCGCCACCGCACGGCGTCGACATCGTCGGGCTCGAACACCGATCGCTCGCCGGTCTGGATCTGGCGGTCGCGCCGGGCGAGCTGGTCGGCATCGTGGCGCCGCAGGCAGGCGATGCCGAGGCACTCGTGGCGGTGCTGTCGGGACGGGTGGCGCCCGCCGACTACCGCGGCAGTGTCCGGGTCGGTGACGTCGCGTTGCATCGGTTGGACCACGGCACCGGCCGCCGTCCGTTGCTCGTCGAGCCACACCAGACCGACATCTTCAGCGGCACGATCGGCTCCAACGTCACTGCCGGCGCGGCCGACGCCGACGAGGGTTTCGTCGGGCAGGTGCTGCAGGCGTCCGCCGCGCACGATGTGGTGGCCGGTCGCTCGGACGGCCTGCAGGCCGCGGTCGCCGAGCGCGGCTCCAGCCTGTCCGGCGGTCAGCGGCAGCGGGTGGCTTTGGCCCGCGCGCTCCTCGCCCAGCCGGCGATTCTGGTACTGCACGATCCGACGACCGCGATCGACGCCGTCACCGAGCAGGCGGTGGCCGACGGCGTTGCCGGGTTGCGGCATCGGCCGGCCGGCGAGTTCACGACGATATTGGTGACCAGCAGCCCGGCGCTGCTGGCCACCACCGACCGGGTCGTGCTGGTACGCGACGGCAAGGTGGCTGCGGTCGGCACGCATACCGAGCTGAGCGCGGCCGACGCCGACTACCGACAGGCGGTGCTGCGGTGA
- a CDS encoding methionyl-tRNA formyltransferase — protein sequence MRVAVFGYQTWGHKTLGALLNSPHEVVLVATHPPSAQPYETIWADSVEDLARTHGIPVHLAQRPDQAMRAQVEAAKPDIIVANNWRTLLPPELYDLPPHGTLNLHDSLLPRFCGFSPVLWALISGATEVGLTAHRMDADLDTGDVLLQRSVPIGPDDTGTDLVHATIELIPEVLLAALDRIESGTAAWTPQNLDDRTFFHKRVEADSRIDWRWPAEQIERLVRALSEPYPPAFTFFRGERIQIVKASLSRCRYGGTPGRVFIREGAGMVIVTGADAHLGERRGLVVERVRTADGTEHAALDYFGRGGGYLTDSPAG from the coding sequence ATGCGGGTGGCAGTGTTCGGTTACCAGACCTGGGGGCACAAGACACTCGGCGCATTGCTGAACTCGCCGCACGAGGTGGTGCTGGTCGCCACCCACCCGCCCAGCGCGCAGCCGTACGAGACGATCTGGGCCGACTCGGTCGAAGATCTGGCCCGCACCCACGGGATCCCGGTGCACCTGGCGCAGCGCCCGGACCAGGCGATGCGCGCGCAGGTCGAAGCCGCGAAGCCGGACATCATCGTGGCGAACAACTGGCGCACGTTGCTTCCCCCCGAGCTGTACGACCTGCCGCCGCACGGCACGTTGAACCTGCACGATTCGCTGCTCCCGCGCTTCTGCGGCTTCTCGCCGGTGCTGTGGGCGCTGATCAGCGGCGCAACCGAGGTCGGACTGACCGCACACCGGATGGATGCCGACCTGGACACCGGCGACGTCCTGCTGCAACGAAGCGTGCCGATCGGGCCCGACGACACCGGCACCGACCTGGTCCACGCCACCATCGAGTTGATCCCCGAGGTGTTGCTGGCCGCCCTGGACCGGATCGAGTCCGGCACCGCCGCCTGGACGCCGCAGAATCTCGACGATCGCACCTTCTTCCACAAGCGGGTCGAGGCCGACAGCCGGATCGACTGGCGCTGGCCGGCCGAGCAGATCGAACGCCTGGTCCGCGCGCTGTCCGAGCCGTACCCGCCCGCGTTCACCTTCTTCCGCGGCGAACGAATCCAGATCGTCAAGGCATCGCTGTCCCGCTGTCGGTACGGCGGCACGCCCGGCCGGGTCTTCATCCGCGAGGGCGCGGGCATGGTGATCGTCACCGGCGCCGACGCGCACCTGGGGGAGCGCCGCGGGCTCGTCGTGGAACGGGTACGTACCGCGGACGGGACCGAGCACGCCGCGCTGGACTACTTCGGCCGCGGTGGCGGATATCTCACCGACTCGCCGGCCGGCTGA